A window of the Cuculus canorus isolate bCucCan1 chromosome 3, bCucCan1.pri, whole genome shotgun sequence genome harbors these coding sequences:
- the TDRP gene encoding testis development-related protein isoform X1, giving the protein MWKLNKSSKVLLDDSPEDEETRPRGAPPPAAFAAPQNKDQFLHDEVSSSVSQLATKVQGASFRGWKEVTSMFNKDDEQQLLAGCKSPKSKGTNLKLKEEMKSEKKPGFWDSLVIKQNVQSRKPDEIEGWEPPQITAAVSTGDAATTLSDCTAWSGWEDETKGSTKYTNLASSGNSSRWSIKSAGKLVSIRRQSKGNLTDNWEELE; this is encoded by the exons ATGTGGAAGCTCAACAAGAGCAGTAAAGTTCTGCTGGACGATTCGCCCGAGGACGAGGAGACGCGGCCCCGCGGGGCTCCCCCGCCCGCCGCCTTCGCTGCCCCCCAG aataaagACCagtttcttcatgatgaagttTCATCTTCAGTGTCACAACTTGCAACAAAG GTTCAAGGTGCAAGTTTCCGGGGTTGGAAGGAAGTGACGTCGATGTTCAATAAAGATGATGAACAGCAATTGCTAGCAGGATGCAAGTCTCCAAAATCCAAAGG AACAAACCtaaaattaaaggaagagatgaaatctgaaaagaagCCAGGTTTTTGGGACAGTTTGGTGATAAAGCAGAATGTTCAATCTAGGAAACCAGATGAGATTGAGGGATGGGAACCACCACAGATTACTGCTGCTGTCTCTACCGGTGATGCAGCAACTACTTTAAGTGACTGCACAGCCTGGTCAGGCTGGGAAGATGAAACCAAAGGCTCCACGAAATACACAAACCTGGCCAGCTCAGGAAACAGTTCCAGGTGGAGTATCAAATCAGCTGGAAAGCTGGTTAGTATTAGACGTCAAAGCAAAGGTAACCTTACTGACAACTGGGAAGAACTAGAATGA
- the TDRP gene encoding testis development-related protein isoform X2, giving the protein MWKLNKSSKVLLDDSPEDEETRPRGAPPPAAFAAPQVQGASFRGWKEVTSMFNKDDEQQLLAGCKSPKSKGTNLKLKEEMKSEKKPGFWDSLVIKQNVQSRKPDEIEGWEPPQITAAVSTGDAATTLSDCTAWSGWEDETKGSTKYTNLASSGNSSRWSIKSAGKLVSIRRQSKGNLTDNWEELE; this is encoded by the exons ATGTGGAAGCTCAACAAGAGCAGTAAAGTTCTGCTGGACGATTCGCCCGAGGACGAGGAGACGCGGCCCCGCGGGGCTCCCCCGCCCGCCGCCTTCGCTGCCCCCCAG GTTCAAGGTGCAAGTTTCCGGGGTTGGAAGGAAGTGACGTCGATGTTCAATAAAGATGATGAACAGCAATTGCTAGCAGGATGCAAGTCTCCAAAATCCAAAGG AACAAACCtaaaattaaaggaagagatgaaatctgaaaagaagCCAGGTTTTTGGGACAGTTTGGTGATAAAGCAGAATGTTCAATCTAGGAAACCAGATGAGATTGAGGGATGGGAACCACCACAGATTACTGCTGCTGTCTCTACCGGTGATGCAGCAACTACTTTAAGTGACTGCACAGCCTGGTCAGGCTGGGAAGATGAAACCAAAGGCTCCACGAAATACACAAACCTGGCCAGCTCAGGAAACAGTTCCAGGTGGAGTATCAAATCAGCTGGAAAGCTGGTTAGTATTAGACGTCAAAGCAAAGGTAACCTTACTGACAACTGGGAAGAACTAGAATGA